Genomic DNA from Hirundo rustica isolate bHirRus1 chromosome 18, bHirRus1.pri.v3, whole genome shotgun sequence:
CCTCTGTCAgtgcagggacacggggacagcagCACCCCCTTTGTCCCTCTGTCAgtgcagggacacggggacagcagCACCCCCTTTGTCCCTCCGTCAgtgcagggacacggggacagcagCACCCCCTTTGTCCCTCCGTCAgtgcagggacacggggacagccccgAGGGATGCGGCTGGGGGAGCTCAGCTGAGCCCTTGCTGCTGCCACGGCTGTGCTCAGCCAGTCTCAGCTCCCGGGGCTGGGAGGGTCACAGGAAGGGTCACAGCAATGGTCACAGGGAGGGTCACAGGCACAGTCACGGCAATGGTCACAGCAATGGTCACAGCGATTGTCACAGCAATGGCCACAGGGAGGGTCACAGCAGTGGTCACAGCAATGGTCACAGGCGGGGTCACAGCAATTGTCACAGCAATGGTCACAGGCGGGGTCACAGCGATGGTCACAGGCGGGGTCACAGCGATGGTCACAGGCAGGGTCACAGGCAGGGTCACAGCGATGGTCACAGCAATGGTCACAGGCAGGTCAGTGAGGGTCCTGCAGCCTCTTGTGCTGCCACTTCCCAAGAACTTCTCATCACTGCAGGTAAAGGTGTCCCTGATGGGTCAGCTGCCACCTCCCACACCTCCAGCTGTCACAGCCACCCCGGGGTGCCTGCCACCCCCACGAAGCCTCTTCTGCTCCAGAGGGGAGCGTTTGCCCCTGTGGCTGCTCCCCGTCCTCTCCGGGACGCCTCAAGCCACAACCACTGGAATGCAGCCaacaggagaagggaagggagatgcTCGGAGCCaaactgcagggctgggaaccAGGCGTGGCTTTCACAGCAAAAAGCCACAGACAGGAGCAGAGTGACAGGCGCTGGGCaccctggggaggggacagtgGGCATCAGGAATCTGCTGGGGCCGAGGGGAAAGGTGAGACAAAGAGGGAAGGTGAGACAACAGAACTGCTTCAGGGCAGGTCACTGGGCCCCTCGGGGACAGCTGAGTGTGAGGGGACGCCCAGAGTCAGAGAGGAGGCAGCAGTGTCCCGGGCAccgctgcccccagcccccggagctgcccccagccctcgCTGGTGATGCAGACACCAtcccctcaccaccctcaagccccagcagctccaaggacaggctgctgggCTCCGTGTCACTGGGAACAGCCCACACCCTGGCCAGGGAATGCTATTTAtacccagggagcagctggcagctcctgcctcgctctcagcccccagccccgagcAGGGCCTTGGCCCCAGGGTGCCCATACGGCCCTGGGGTGCCCACACGGCCCCGGGGTGCCCACACGGCCCCGGGCCCTCCTGGTGCCAAGGCGAGGTCCCAGTGCCCGCTAGGAGTGGGAACAATCCATCCCCCGGGCAGAGagaggctggtgctgctccaCAATCCGAGCTGCAGTAAGAGAAGGACGCGGACGGGAGGGTTTGGTTCGTTCTGGGGTATCTGGCAaacactgctgtgctggaaCTGGGGCTGGACCCCACCCCAGGGCAAGGCTGGGGGGCTGCGGGtggtgctgagggagctgcaggaactcCTGCGCTCAGTGGGTAACAAACCTCCGGCTCAGCACCTCCGGGCTGCGAGGGACCCTCGAACCCCTCCTGGCCCTCCGAAATCCCGCGGGTATTGATGGGCGCAGTCAGCTCAGGCAGCGCAGCCAGGGCCACCCCCGTCCctccctgcccgtgtccccgtcCCTGCCGCGGCTCCAGGCACCACCGCGTGTCCCGGCGctgcgggaaggagggaggatCCCGGGAGAGgcgaggagcagccctgcccatcGATCACAGTCCGGCCCGAGCCCTCACGCTCCCCGGGAGCTGCCGCTCGGGGCTGTTCCGTGGCACCGGCTCTGCGCGGTgacagccagccctgggctccgCCGCGGTCAGGGAGCGCCTTCCCTCCCCGGAGCACTAAATCCAGGAGCTTttagagcagcagagcagatggAGATCTTGGGCTGAGTGAGGACAGGCCCCAGGACTCGGGAGATGGCTCAGGAATACCCACGGGAGCGAGGGAGAGTCCTTGAGGGCAGGACACAGCCGGGATTTTCAGCTCTGGTCCGGCTCCTCCGGGCGCTCCCACGGCAGGGAAACGCCCGGCCGGGCACGGCGCGTCCCTCCCGagcctcccctgctcccaccgCTCGGGACGGCTCCTCCGGGGTGCGAGGAGGCGGCGGGGGGGATGCACAACGAAATGCGCTGCATTTTACAGCCCGGAAAAGGGCGACAGCGTGTCCTGACACGGCCTTTCCCGCATCGCCGCCTGCACGGGAGCGCCGGGGCCGCCTGCGAGCGGAGCTGCCCGCGGCGCTGGGACCCGCGGCGTCCCACAGCATCATCACCGCGCGGCGCCGCTTCATCAGCGCCGCCGTCGGATTAATTAGCAGCGGATGTGTCAGAGGCAGCGCCGGGCCCGCGCCGGCTGCGGGAGCACGTGGCGGCAGGAGACCCGGATTAAAAACGCGAGAGACGGGGAGCGCTGGGAGAGCCCCGAGCGAGGGGGGCTCAGCCCCGGCCTGGGCACGGGAAACCACAGCGACGTCGGGCACAAATCGCTCTGCCTGCACCCCCGAGCGGAGCGGACGGGGGTTTGTAcatcccccctccccagcccggagcccagcagggcagggagcagcagcacccccGAGGATGCTGGATCCTGGATCCCCTGGGGGCTCGGGCAGCAGCTCCAACGCGAATTCCCCGAGCAGGGGCCGGCGCTGGGCACCAGGGGAGGGTCCCGGCTGCCAAAAGCCACCCgaggctccccagggagctgctccaagggctccAAGCAGCCCTCGGGCTGGCACGGGAGGAGGAGAGCGGGGAGACGCGGGGCCAGACAGTGCAGGCGCAGGGCCGGGGAACATCCCGGCTCGGGGAGGACAAGGATGGGCCGGATCCCCGCGTGGGcagggggagcacagggacGGGCCGGggcactgcaggcagctggaCACCGCCCCGGGCACGGAGTCAAGGCCGACAGACCGTTCCGGTCACAGGCGTGAGTCACTGGCTGTGACAGCGTCCCTCAAATGCCACTCGGGAGCCCTTGCTGGCACAGCATCGGTTCCTCGCCCCGAGGCACGGCCCGGGCATCCCGGCCGGCACAGCCGGGGTGGGGCTCCCTCAGCCCCCCCCTCGCTCCGGAGAGCCCCACCGGAACCGGCCGAGGCCACACGGAACCGGCAATTCCAGAGCAAACCTTGCTTTTCGCAGCCTCTCCAAGGTGCTGCTTCCCCAGGCGGCTCCAGCGGCACGGAGACTCCCCCCGGGggtctgggagctgctggaagcaccGGCCTGCCCCCCTTTCTGCCTTCTCAGAAGCTTTCACAGCCTTTCCCCGGGCTCCTCCTCCTGCGATTTTCCCAACTGCTGTCAAACGCCaccttggcagctgctgcctccatccctcctgtCCATCCCGGCGGATtacagaggggctgggaatcTCAGCCTGCCCCGAGGATCCTGCTCTGGCTGGGGATCCCGTGAGGGGGCACAGAGGGGAATCACAACCCATCTCCCACCCGAGGGTCCCCGGGACAGCCCGCGGCTGAGCACGGAGCGGAGGAAGACTCCGTCTTCCCAAGCTGATTAAAAACACATGCAGCATCAAACTAATTATGCTGACTAATTAGCATTCGTGGAGCAGAGCGGGCACAGGAGGGGGCACGCGGGGAGGAGTGGGCGGTGCAGCGGTCAGAGCCCACCCTGCGCTGCCCAGGACCGGGGCAGCACATCTGGGGGGTCCCCAGGCGcccgctcccctccctgccaggtGCCAAACCGCACAGCGCCGCTGAAACGAGCTCAGGGGTCGCCTGCAGCACAGCGGAGCGCTGCTCGTGCTGCCGAGGTCCGGTGCAAGGGCGAGAggccccagggcagccccagtgACGGTGCCCACCCCTGCTCGCACCAGccttccctctccagcccctcatGCCCGGGCACCGGGCGGTTCCATGACCGCTGGACTGGCGATGGGTTGTGCTCCACGACTGGCAGCGCTCCcggctccctcctgctccctccccagggcCCCATATGTCGGTGCCATCAATATTCATCAGCTCTGTGGAAGCatccagggctgggagaggagcccCGGGGGATCTCGGTGATCCCGGGCTCGGCTCAGAGGCAGCGGGATGCTGTCCCAAGGGACCGGGATGCTGTCCTGCCCCACCTCGGGGCCTTCAGGCACGAGCAAGAACCACATCAAACTAATCGGATCCCAGTTTAGTGCAAACAAAGAGGAGGCAGGTGACATTTACCTAGCGGAGTAATTGATATCCGAGTAATTTGTTGGAGTAACCTCATTACACGCCAGCTGGATTTCCACACCCGCCCAATCCCGCTCATTACAAACAAGGTTTGTGTGTTAATCAGAGCACTTTGATCACGGTGCTGCCCACCATCCCTCCGGCAAGTTACAAAGCCGCCGGATTTATCTCAGACTCTAAACGCTCCCAAGAATCGCTGGGTATTTTATCAGCGGGCAATGCCGCTCCTCAGGAAAACACCGGGCATTTGTCCCTCGAGGGATGATGGCACCGGGGCAGAGCCGGCTCCTGGCACCGCCTCTCCTCCCTTGCCGCGGgctctccctccatccccgGCCCGGCTGatcgcctcctcctcctccccagcgcagtcaggagctgctccctcgCCAGAAAGCGGCTCCAGTCACAACACGAGCCGGGAGCCGCTGGCAGAGCCTCCCACGCCGGGAGAGCCGCACGGCCCCGGCTCGGGGCTCTCCCGGGAGCTCCGGGGGCACAAAACCACCGAGAGCTCCCGGGCTGCACGCTGGAGCTGCGGGCAGCGAGCGCCGGGGCTCCGCGGGCACGGCCGCAGCGTGCcaagaaaagcagggaaaagcgTGTTCCTAAGGAAACGTCCTGCACCGAGCCCCCGAGGTGGGAACCGACCCAGGAATTAATCACGGGCTGCTTGCAGAGCCTCGCTTCGTGTTTTTAAAGCCGATCGGGCTGCCGGGATGGGGGCGAGGCTCTCGCAGCGTGTCGCCACGGAAGGATGCAGCTGATGCGGGACCCCACAAGAGCGGCCGTGGGACCCCACAGAGCATCCGTGGGACCCCACAGGAGCGGCCACCCCCGGCACCTCCGttctgccccctcctcctccagccccggGGTCTCACTGCCGGCTCCGCTCAGCAGCGACGGCTCCTTGGCTACCAAAATTCCACCCAGTAGCCCAAGAGGGGACGGGAGCACCTCCCATGTCCCCTCCCTCGGGGGGACACAGCCCCACAACAGGAGGGATCTGCTGCCCCACGGATTTGCTGCCTTGCtttgggcagagccctgcacaaGCTGCTCCATCACCCTAATGACACAGCTCATAATCATCTCATTTGCTATTAATTTGCTCGTCAAGAGAAATTCCACTCATTTGCTTCTAATTAATGGGGCCTTAAAACAAAGCCGGGGGGGGGGCTGGCGGGTGAGAGGATCAGGAAGAACCAACCAACACCAACACCGGGAAGAGCACTTGGGGTGGAGAACTATTTATAGGacaaaagggaagggagaaatcaaaataaaaagctcaaaaaaaagagaacaaaacaagcCTGCAGGGGAGCCAGGAcgttccccagctccctccccacagccGGGCTCTGCCCAGGAGCCACCACGTCCAAGAGGCCTCAGCTGCCACGGGAGGGAGCGACACTAAAAATGCCCATTTAGAGCCAGAGCCGGGGCCCAAAGCTGGGGAATGCTCCGAGATCCAAGTGACACAGCcgccccagccagccccacaaaCACCAAAAGCGCCGGGAACGGGGGAAGGAGCCGGGCTCAGCTGCCTGGGGCCAGCTCCACACCCAGCCCACGGCTCAGACCTGCAGCTGGACCTGGTTTGGGGCATCAGGAGGGAAACAGCTCCTCCTAAACCCACCCCACCAAGCCAAGGGGAAGAGGAACGAGAActgggggcagggagaggggaaatcCCAATAAAACacttccccagccctgagcaggagcGTCCCAAAATACAAACCCTGAGTCACCGGAGCTCAAACTGCACAGGCAGCACCTACACTGCCACAGGCTCCAGACACGGAGGTGGGAACTCATCCCAGCCAGCCTCAGACACCTGTGATGGAGCTGCTCACCCAGACTGCCCCAGAACTCACACAACAAACAGATTTGCACCCTCGAGcatctcctctcccttctccccggACCACAGAGGAACGAGGCAGGGATCCTCCTTCCTGATCTCCAGGCATCCAAATAaaacacagggagcagagccagagaACCTGCAGCAGAACCATCCAGCACCCGGGAGTCAGgaaacccaaccccaaaccaattCGGCCCCAGCTGGACACCAGGAGCCATCACTGGGcagccacatccctgctccagccccacagctcattccccagcagcactgggggtCACCAAGCCCTGAGACACCTCCAGAGACTCCCAACCAGTCCCAGATGGAAAtggtggagagaaaaaaaaacccatggagATAACTGGAGGATTTACAGCCAGTCAGCAAGAAGTATTTTCCTCTGATTCCCAACAACTTTACACACAGAAAAGCCAATTTTCAGCAGAGAGTTAAAAAAGACAAGCCCTGTATGAGTTCATTTGGAAGGACTCTCAAGCTCCAGTCTCTCTTAAGAGGTTTCAAGCATTACAAAGCGGTTTTCCCTTCCCAGGGTTCTAACCCAATTAGATAAAGACCAAGTTAATCAGTTATTGTGTCCAAAGAAGCACAAGCAGACACCAAACACAGAGATTAGTCCCTT
This window encodes:
- the LOC120760834 gene encoding zinc finger protein 512B-like; protein product: MALAEQRNLQHVGLWLLLPCDEKFLGSGSTRGCRTLTDLPVTIAVTIAVTLPVTLPVTIAVTPPVTIAVTPPVTIAVTIAVTPPVTIAVTTAVTLPVAIAVTIAVTIAVTIAVTVPVTLPVTIAVTLPVTLPAPGAETG